Proteins encoded by one window of Yamadazyma tenuis chromosome 2, complete sequence:
- the KTR4 gene encoding putative mannosyltransferase ktr4 (CAZy:GT15; EggNog:ENOG503NW4D; COG:G) → MISALNLKLSKIALVIIVLFNLVVAIVLMEYFWNLSKIDYSNTTNWKEISGYFNKEGYKPAKISTPGLEGSGYVLEPGNVQFKFINPKAKSGSPEKILQDNDYVYQEMFKNKITEPKDMDIETIRPPDPEKINSYQRANATIIALVRNSEVSGIGRSIQKFEKSFNGKFKYPYTFINDAPFSDKFKAKMRKFSDAPMEFVEIPRQLWDKPSFIDSEKEKSMMLALARHNVAYAMKPSYHNMCRFYSGNFYNVPELQKYKYYWRIEPDVKFYSDIRYDIFKYLQGTGKVYGFTVNLYDIDETLTTLWPETLKYLNEDDNFKYVNENGAFQWLLENQQNPKKNANTGGYSTCHFWSNFEIGDMDFFRGEAYNKWFQHLDQSGGFYYERWGDAPVHSMGLALFADKSKIHWFRDIGYFHDPYLNCPNSDSTKNCKIGTFSRWKHLNDQNCMGSWIDYSMEGMEKVY, encoded by the coding sequence ATGATATCTGCCTTGAACCTAAAGCTATCAAAAATTGCCCTCGTGATAATCGTGTTGTTTAATTTGGTGGTAGCGATCGTGCTTATGGAGTATTTCTGGAACCTCTCCAAAATCGACTATAGCAACACTACTAACTGGAAAGAAATACTGGGTtatttcaacaaggaaGGTTACAAACCTGCAAAAATATCCACACCTGGACTAGAAGGGTCCGGGTATGTGTTGGAGCCAGGAAATGTCCAGTTTAAGTTTATCAACCCCAAAGCGAAGTCCGGTTCTCCAGAAAAGATTTTGCAGGATAACGATTATGTGTACCAAGAgatgttcaaaaacaagatCACAGAGCCCAAAGACATGGATATAGAGACCATAAGGCCTCCTGATCCCGAAAAAATCAACAGCTATCAAAGGGCCAATGCCACCATAATTGCTTTGGTTAGAAATAGTGAAGTTCTGGGGATTGGAAGGTCTATccaaaaatttgaaaagaGCTTCAATGGCAAGTTCAAGTATCCATACACATTCATAAATGATGCTCCATTTTCTGATAAATTCAAGGCAAAGATGAGGAAGTTTTCCGATGCTCCGatggagtttgtggagatTCCTCGTCAATTATGGGACAAACCATCATTTATAGATtcagaaaaagaaaaactGATGATGCTTGCATTGGCACGACACAATGTGGCGTACGCAATGAAGCCCTCGTATCACAATATGTGTCGGTTTTACCTGGGGAATTTCTATAATGTTCCTGAGTTGCAGAAGTATAAGTACTACTGGAGAATTGAGCCTGACGTCAAGTTTTACAGCGATATCCGTTATGATATCTTTAAGTATCTCCAAGGAACTGGAAAGGTATACGGGTTCACCGTTAACTTGTACGATATTGACGAAACATTGACAACGTTATGGCCGGAGACCctcaagtacttgaatgaagatgacaacttcaagtacgTGAATGAGAACGGAGCTTTCCAATGGCTTCTTGAAAACCAACAGAACCCCAAGAAAAACGCAAATACAGGAGGTTACTCTACATGCCATTTCTGGTCCAACTTTGAGATTGGTGATATGGACTTTTTCAGAGGTGAAGCGTACAATAAGTGGTTCCAACACCTAGACCAGTCGGGTGGGTTTTACTATGAACGATGGGGAGATGCCCCGGTCCACTCTATGGGGTTAGCTTTGTTTGCAGATAAGTCCAAAATTCATTGGTTTAGAGACATAGGGTATTTTCATGATCCGTACCTTAATTGTCCTAACTCTGACAGCACCAAGAACTGCAAAATAGGAACGTTCAGCAGGTGGAAACATCTTAATGACCAGAACTGTATGGGCAGCTGGATCGACTATAGTATGGAGGGTATGGAGAAGGTATATTAA
- the GTT1 gene encoding bifunctional glutathione transferase/peroxidase (COG:O; EggNog:ENOG503NX0U), with translation MADHGDKFLVHWLDQSRAHRIVFMLELLGLDYDVEVYLRHHDTWRGPSELFQVHPSGKAPILEVFFADGRPSLKLAESGLIMQYLLKNYDPHNILNPTTEVDKLRVDYYLHYSEGTFQHILLTMLINSVAKSIAPIGFKSLAKMVTKGLNNGYYIHEWKLNMEFLERQLDNEHTGYFVGNKLTAADVMLTFPVYENIFDNENGIREVTGEKIDLFKTYPHLAAWSDRIAKHPIYIKVTDMMDDKVNEFISQSQQVGKKRH, from the coding sequence ATGGCAGACCACGGAGATAAGTTTTTGGTCCATTGGCTTGATCAGTCCCGAGCTCACAGAATCGTATTTATGCTTGAACTCTTAGGTTTAGACTACGATGTGGAAGTATATTTAAGACATCACGACACCTGGAGAGGCCCATCCGAGctcttccaagttcatcCCTCGGGTAAAGCACCCATCCTAGAGGTGTTTTTTGCTGATGGAAGACcttcattgaagttggcagAATCAGGGCTAATCATGCAATACTTACTCAAAAATTATGATCCACACAATATCTTGAATCCCACTACAGAAGTTGATAAACTCCGGGTCGACTACTATCTCCACTACTCAGAAGGAACCTTCCAACACATTTTGCTCACGATGTTGATAAACAGTGTGGCTAAGTCCATTGCTCCAATTGGCTTCAAGAGCTTGGCCAAAATGGTCACCAAGGGTTTAAACAACGGTTACTATATTCACGAATGGAAATTGAATatggagtttttggaaCGGCAGTTGGATAACGAACATACCGGATACTTTGTGGGGAATAAGTTAACTGCTGCAGATGTGATGTTGACATTTCCTGTTTACGAAAACATCTTTGATAATGAGAATGGGATTCGTGAAGTGACAGGCGAAAAGATCGATTTGTTTAAGACTTACCCACATTTGGCGGCCTGGAGTGATAGAATTGCAAAACACCCTATCTATATCAAGGTCACCGATATGATGGACGACAAGGTGAATGAGTTTATTTCTCAACTGCAACAGGTTGGAAAAAAGAGACATTAG
- a CDS encoding glutathione transferase (COG:O; EggNog:ENOG503NX0U), whose product MSETKVILHWLNHSRANRVLWLLELLDVNYEVKVYKRNSKFRAPKELEAIHPLGKSPVIEVIKPGKQPEVIAETGCIIEYLINNFDHSEKLVPSTDKGKAEVNYYLHYTEGTLQAVLTSFMVLYSARNFAPFGIGALVGAVTSQVNKAYFGTEVIKNLNYLENIAKGHDGGYFVDGKLTGADVILSFPIAELVMGNQRDGLFEKSPQELFPYLNKWSKLVLADPAYKRAIETIDEKSKL is encoded by the exons ATGTCAGAAACAAAAGTTATATTGCACTG GCTCAATCACTCCAGAGCTAACCGAGTACTCTGGCTCttggaattgttggatGTCAACTACGAAGTCAAGGTCTACAAGagaaactccaagttcagAGCACCTAAAGAACTTGAGGCCATTCATCCCTTAGGAAAATCCCCCGTGATCGAGGTGATTAAGCCCGGAAAGCAACCCGAAGTCATTGCCGAGACCGGGTGTATCATTGaatacttgatcaacaactttgaCCATTCGGAAAAGCTTGTTCCTTCCACCGACAAGGGAAAGGCGGAAGTCAACTACTATTTACATTACACGGAGGGGACGTTGCAGGCGGTTTTGACGTCGTTTATGGTGCTCTACAGTGCCCGTAATTTTGCTCCTTTTGGAATCGGAGCCTTGGTAGGAGCTGTGACTTCACAGGTCAATAAGGCGTACTTTGGCACAGAGGTAATCAAGAACCTCAATTACTTGGAGAACATCGCCAAGGGGCACGACGGAGGCTACTTTGTAGATGGAAAGTTGACGGGGGCTGATGTCATTTTGAGTTTCCCGATTGCcgagttggtgatgggaaATCAGCGAGATGGGCTTTTTGAAAAGAGTCCTCAGGAGCTTTTTCCCTACTTGAATAAGTGGTCGAAGCTTGTGCTTGCAGACCCAGCTTATAAGCGGGCCATCGAaaccattgatgaaaagtCCAAATTGTAG
- the MSD1 gene encoding aspartate--tRNA ligase msd1 (EggNog:ENOG503NUX2; BUSCO:EOG09261Q18; COG:J) — MRNWATAKRFPRTIRYPSPNPVSLQWTRSYSTEFPPKEVTVQKFTFPLASHSVKHISNNLDKFLQGNPVTLNGHLNRRPRLMAKHAFAELRDSNGDTIQMMLAHGVTPEKYFGVVEKSIPEESISVSGKVQLKQSRSGEREWELLVENYQVLNQSNLDAARLDKLKHSSPKDLPPQFRYLQLRTPHYQNNIRTRSKIANLIRNTFIQNHDFVEVETPLLFKSTPEGAREFLVPTRKPNAFYALPQSPQQYKQLLMSSGITKYFQIAKCFRDEDLRADRQPEFTQVDLEMSFVSHSDQVGVVVEDVVHRVWKDIAKFPVYTINKNGNLEEISEFSTHKINFTKVPYIEALTKYGIDKPDLRSSLSLIDLSGFFTPLKNTNFPVLEACVLRDAFDPSKKFKVPKALSDSNSYSRRKPIVIPIKTQPDASEWYKNFVEKHLITPTSSFNESQLESTLNLHPGDILAFADRAELPYENPTPLGKFRQLAINEFPNKWKRMIELSNGDLTDNYCTKDMVVASWVVDFPLFAPTESGGSPSDEYPTYELSQLESNHHPFTMVKLEDYDLLETDPLKVRGEHYDLVINGVEVGGGSRRIHDADLQKYVFKHVLGIHHYNDLFGHLLHALSMGCPPHAGLALGFDRLCAMVVGSPNIRDVIAFPKNQSGVDPIVESPSSVPEKTLSEYFITTKN, encoded by the coding sequence ATGAGAAATTGGGCTACCGCCAAAAGATTCCCTCGTACGATACGATATCCACTGCCAAATCCAGTGTCACTACAATGGACCCGTCTGTACTCAACCGAATTCCCTCCAAAGGAAGTCACTGTACAGAAGTTCACCTTCCCACTCGCATCACACTCAGTCAAGCACATTTCCAACAACCTCGATAAGTTCTTACAAGGCAACCCGGTAACTCTCAATGGGCATTTGAATAGGCGGCCACGTCTCATGGCCAAGCATGCATTTGCCGAGCTCAGAGACTCTAATGGAGATACTATACAAATGATGTTAGCTCATGGAGTTACACCCGAAAAGTACTTTGGGGTGGTGGAAAAGTCCATCCCTGAAGAAAGTATCAGCGTCAGCGGTAAAGTACAGTTGAAGCAGAGTAGAAGTGGCGAACGGGAATGGGAGCTTCTCGTAGAAAATTACCAAGTTTTAAACCAATCTAATTTAGATGCCGCTAGattggacaagttgaaacaCTCATCACCCAAAGACTTGCCTCCTCAGTTCCGTTACTTGCAACTCAGAACACCCCACTACCAAAACAACATACGAACCCGAAGCAAAATTGCTAATTTGATCAGAAACACTTTTATTCAGAACCATGACTTTGTGGAGGTTGAGACTCCATTACTCTTCAAATCGACACCAGAAGGTGCTCGGGAGTTCTTGGTGCCCACGAGGAAACCTAATGCTTTCTATGCTTTACCTCAGTCGCCTCAGCAGTATAAgcagttgttgatgagctcAGGTATCACCAAATACTTTCAGATCGCAAAGTGTTTCCGAGACGAAGACTTGAGAGCCGATAGACAGCCAGAGTTCACCCAggtggacttggaaatgaGCTTTGTCAGTCACAGCGACCAAGTTGGTGTGGTAGTCGAAGATGTTGTTCACCGTGTGTGGAAGGATATTGCTAAGTTTCCGGTTTACACCATCAATAAAAATGGTAATCTCGAAGAAATCAGTGAGTTCTCCACACACAAGATAAACTTCACAAAGGTTCCATACATTGAAGCCTTGACAAAGTATGGAATTGACAAACCCGATTTAAGGTCTTCCCTCTCCTTGATAGACTTGAGTGGTTTCTTCACCCCACTCAAAAATACAAACTTCCCAGTCCTCGAAGCGTGTGTGTTAAGAGATGCTTTTGACCCTTCAAAAAAATTCAAAGTTCCAAAAGCCTTGAGTGACAGCAATAGCTATTCTCGGAGAAAGCCTATTGTCATCCCCATCAAGACCCAACCTGATGCTCTGGAATGGTACAAAaactttgttgaaaagCACCTTATCACACCTACCTCCTCGTTCAACGAGTCCCAATTGGAATCCACTTTAAATTTACATCCTGGTGACATTTTGGCATTTGCTGACAGGGCTGAGTTGCCGTATGAAAATCCTACTCCTTTAGGAAAGTTCAGACAACTTGCCATAAACGAGTTCCCAAATAAGTGGAAGAGAATGATCGAGTTGAGCAATGGAGACTTAACTGACAATTACTGCACAAAAGATATGGTAGTGGCTTCCTGGGTTGTTGACTTCCCATTATTTGCACCAACTGAATCCGGAGGGTCACCTAGTGACGAATATCCAACATACGAATTGAGTCAACTTGAATCGAATCATCATCCTTTCACCATggtcaaacttgaagattatGACTTATTGGAGACAGACCCTTTAAAAGTCAGAGGGGAGCACTACGACTTAGTAATCAATGGAGTCGAAGTAGGAGGTGGGTCCAGAAGAATCCACGATGCTGACCTCCAAAAATACGTTTTCAAGCATGTCTTAGGAATCCACCACTACAATGATTTGTTTGGCCATCTCCTACATGCTTTGAGTATGGGATGTCCTCCACATGCAGGTTTGGCTCTAGGTTTTGATCGATTGTGTGCAATGGTTGTTGGAAGCCCAAACATAAGAGATGTTATTGCGTTCCCCAAAAATCAATCAGGTGTGGATCCTATCGTCGAAAGTCCTTCCTCAGTTCCAGAAAAGACTCTTAGCGAGtacttcatcaccaccaaaaattAA